AGGACGCCGAGCTCACGGCGCTGCAGCGCATCGTGACCGGCGACCAGCACATGACCGTCTACAAGGCGATCAAGCCGCAGGCGGAGCTCGCGGCGGAGGTGGCGGTGGCGCTCCTGCACGGCGAGGAGGTCACGGCGCCGATGGAGATCGACGGCGTGCCGTCGACGCTCCTCGACCCCGTGGCCGTCACCGTGGACAACATCCTCGAGACCGTCGTGGCCGACGGCTTCTGGACCGTCGAGGACATCTGCACGCCCGCGTACGCCGATGCGTGCGAAGCCGCGGGCATCAGGTAGGGTCCTGACCTTGGCGAGGAGGGCTTGACCGGATGTCGATGACACAGCCGCGCGCGGGGCGCCCGCGCGAGCGCGTGCTCACCATGCGAGGGATCGGCAAGCACTTCGGTGCCGTCAAAGCCCTCACCGACGTGGATTTCTGGGTCAACGAGGGCGAGGTGGTCGCCCTCGTCGGCGACAACGGCGCCGGCAAGTCGACGCTGGTGAAGGTGCTCGCCGGCGTGCACGCGCCCGACGCCGGCACGATCGAGTTCGACGGCGACCTGGTCGACATCCCGAGCCCCGCCGACGCGCAGGAGCTCGGCATCGCCACGGTCTTCCAGGACCTCGCGCTGTGCGACAACCTCGACGTGGTCGCCAACCTCTGGCTCGGCCGCGAGCTCGTGGAGAGCGGTGCGCTCGACGAGGTCGACATGGAGCAGCGCACGTGGACGCTCCTGCGCGAGCTGTCGGCGAAGATCCCCTCCGTGCGCATCCCGGTGGCCGGGCTCTCGGGCGGACAGCGCCAGACGGTGGCGATCGCCCGCTCGCTCATCGGCGACCCGCGGGTCGTCATCCTCGACGAGCCGACGGCGGCCCTGGGCGTCGCTCAGACCGCCGAGGTGCTCAACCTCATCGAGCGCCTGCGCGAACGTGGGCACGGGGTCATCCTCATCAGCCACAACATGGCGGATGTGATGGCGGTCGCCGACCGCGTGGTCGTGCTGCGGCTCGGGCGCAACAACGGCGTGTACAACGTGGCCGAGGTGACCAGCGAGACGCTCATCGCGGCGATCACCGGCGCCGCCGACAACGTGGCAGCCCGTCGTGCGGCCGAACGCCCCGCCGCCCCGCGCACCGCGCCGGCATCCGATCCGGTGGACGAACCCGATCCTGCACACGAGCACGGCGCCGAGATCATCCGCATCCCGCGCACGCGCCCGCGCGGCACCACCGACCCGAAGGGCGGCCGATCGTGAGCCGCGAGGTCGTCCCCGCCGCCGAAGACGCCGACGTCCGCCTGCTCAGCGTCGCGGGGCTCCGCGGCGCGTTCGCGTCGGTCATCACCCGGATCCGTGGCGGGGATCTCGGCGCCGCACCCGTGGTGGGCGGGCTCATCGTGATCTGGCTGGTGTTCCAGGCGCTGAACCCGGTGTTCCTCTCGAGCGAGAACCTCGGGAATCTCACGATGCAGTGCGCGGCGATCGGCACGATCGCACTCGGTGTCGTGCTCGTGCTGCTGCTGGGCGAGATCGACCTGTCGGTCGGATCGGTGTCGGGGCTCGCGGCGGCCGTCCTGGCCGTGACCTTCGTGCAGCTGAGCTGGCCGCTGGCCCTGGCCCTCGTCGCGGGCATCGGGATCGGATGCCTCGTCGGCCTCCTGTACGGATTCCTGTACACCCGGTTCGGCCTGCCGAGCTTCGTGATCACGCTCGCCGGGCTCCTGGGGTTCCTGGGCCTGCAACTGGCGGTGCTCGGCGACACCGGCACCATCGGGCTCGGGTTCGACTCCTGGATCGTCGAGTTCGCGCAGGACTGGTTCCTGCCGCACTGGGCGGCCTACCTCCTCGCGGTCCTGTCCGTGGGCGCGTACGCCTGGGTGCTGCTGCGGCGCGCGCGGCGGCGCGCGGCGGCGAA
This window of the Microbacterium sp. SSM24 genome carries:
- a CDS encoding ATP-binding cassette domain-containing protein; the protein is MSMTQPRAGRPRERVLTMRGIGKHFGAVKALTDVDFWVNEGEVVALVGDNGAGKSTLVKVLAGVHAPDAGTIEFDGDLVDIPSPADAQELGIATVFQDLALCDNLDVVANLWLGRELVESGALDEVDMEQRTWTLLRELSAKIPSVRIPVAGLSGGQRQTVAIARSLIGDPRVVILDEPTAALGVAQTAEVLNLIERLRERGHGVILISHNMADVMAVADRVVVLRLGRNNGVYNVAEVTSETLIAAITGAADNVAARRAAERPAAPRTAPASDPVDEPDPAHEHGAEIIRIPRTRPRGTTDPKGGRS
- a CDS encoding sugar ABC transporter permease: MLSVAGLRGAFASVITRIRGGDLGAAPVVGGLIVIWLVFQALNPVFLSSENLGNLTMQCAAIGTIALGVVLVLLLGEIDLSVGSVSGLAAAVLAVTFVQLSWPLALALVAGIGIGCLVGLLYGFLYTRFGLPSFVITLAGLLGFLGLQLAVLGDTGTIGLGFDSWIVEFAQDWFLPHWAAYLLAVLSVGAYAWVLLRRARRRAAANLVSQGNLEIGLRSGALLVFLVLATWYLNLYRGVGVMFVFFIALVVAMNLVLTRTRWGRAVYAVGGSVEAARRAGIRVDRIYLSVFMMCSTLAAVGGILAAARLGSAGQSSGTGDVNLNAIAAAVIGGASLFGGRGSAFSALLGIIVIQSISSGLTLLALDASVQFMITGIVLVLAVIVDSISRRTRAATGRA